A stretch of the Nyctibius grandis isolate bNycGra1 chromosome 13, bNycGra1.pri, whole genome shotgun sequence genome encodes the following:
- the RAP2C gene encoding ras-related protein Rap-2c, with protein MREYKVVVLGSGGVGKSALTVQFVTGTFIEKYDPTIEDFYRKEIEVDSSPSVLEILDTAGTEQFASMRDLYIKNGQGFILVYSLVNQQSFQDIKPMRDQIVRVKRYEKVPLILVGNKVDLESEREVLSAEGRALAQEWGCPFMETSAKSKTMVDELFAEIVRQMNYASLPEKQDQCCTTCIVQ; from the exons ATGCGGGAGTACAAGGTGGTGGTGCTGGGCagtgggggggtggggaagtCCGCCCTGACGGTGCAGTTCGTCACCGGGACCTTCATCGAGAAGTACGACCCCACCATTGAGGACTTCTACCGCAAGGAGATCGAGGTGGACTCGTCCCCCTCGGTGCTGGAGATCCTCGACACGGCGGGTACCGAGCAGTTCGCCTCCATGCGCGATCTCTACATCAAAAACGGGCAGGGTTTCATCCTCGTCTACAGCCTGGTCAACCAGCAGTCCTTCCAG GACATCAAGCCTATGAGAGACCAGATTGTCCGGGTGAAGAGATACGAGAAAGTTCCTCTGATCCTAGTGGGGAATAAAGTGGATCTGGAATCGGAGAGGGAGGTCTTatctgcagaaggcagagccCTGGCTCAGGAGTGGGGCTGTCCCTTCATGGAGACATCAGCCAAGAGCAAAACAATGGTGGATGAACTGTTTGCTGAGATCGTCAGGCAAATGAACTATGCCTCCCTGCCTGAAAAACAAGACCAGTGTTGTACAACTTGCATCGTCCAgtga